A part of Peromyscus maniculatus bairdii isolate BWxNUB_F1_BW_parent chromosome 10, HU_Pman_BW_mat_3.1, whole genome shotgun sequence genomic DNA contains:
- the Slc10a4 gene encoding sodium/bile acid cotransporter 4, producing the protein MDGLDNATLLLDPSSLLPDNFTLSPNASSPSTGTLSPLTAASSPGPGLSLAPSASMGFSPGPSRTPEPTSGSLAGGVAGQGSSAFPRPWVPHEPPFWDTPLNHGLNVFVGAALCITMLGLGCTVDVNHFGAHVRRPVGALLAALCQFGFLPLLAFLLALIFKLDEVAAVAVLLCGCCPGGNLSNLMSLLVDGDMNLSIIMTISSTLLALVLMPLCLWIYSRAWINTPLVQLLPLGAVTLTLCSTLIPIGLGVFIRYKYNRVADYIVKVSLWSLLVTLVVLFILTGTMLGPELLATIPAAVYVIAIFMPLAGYASGYGLATLFHLPPNCKRTVCLETGSQNVQLCTAILKLAFPPRFIGSMYMFPLLYALFQSAEAGVLVLIYKMYGSEVLHKRDPLDEDEDTDISYKKLKEEEMADTSYGTVGTDDFVVMETTQTSL; encoded by the exons ATGGACGGCCTGGACAACGCCACCCTGCTCCTTGACCCGTCCTCGCTGCTGCCGGACAACTTCACCCTGTCGCCCAACGCCAGCAGCCCTAGCACCGGCACCCTGTCGCCGCTCACTGCCGCCTCCAGCCCCGGCCCCGGGCTCAGTCTCGCTCCGAGTGCGAGCATGGGTTTCAGCCCGGGGCCGAGCCGGACCCCAGAGCCCACGAGCGGCAGCCTCGCGGGTGGCGTGGCCGGCCAGGGCTCCTCCGCTTTCCCCCGGCCCTGGGTCCCCCACGAGCCCCCGTTCTGGGACACACCGCTCAACCACGGGCTGAACGTGTTCGTGGGAGCCGCCTTGTGCATCACCATGCTGGGCCTGGGCTGCACCGTGGACGTGAACCACTTCGGGGCACACGTCCGGCGGCCCGTGGGCGCGCTGCTGGCCGCGCTCTGCCAGTTCGGCTTCCTGCCGCTGCTGGCCTTCTTGCTGGCTCTCATCTTCAAGCTGGATGAGGTGGCCGCGGTGGCGGTACTCCTATGTGGCTGCTGTCCGGGCGGAAATCTCTCCAACCTGATGTCCCTGCTGGTGGACGGTGACATGAACCTCAG CATCATCATGACCATTTCCTCCACGCTTCTGGCGCTGGTGTTGATGCCCCTCTGCCTCTGGATCTACAGCCGGGCTTGGATCAATACCCCTCTGGTGCAGTTGCTCCCGCTAGGGGCAGTCACCCTGACTCTCTGCAGCACTCTCATTCCGATTGGGCTGGGCGTCTTCATCCGCTACAAATACAATCGGGTGGCTGACTACATCGTGAAG GTTTCCCTGTGGTCTCTGCTAGTGACTTTGGTGGTTCTTTTCATACTGACTGGCACCATGTTGGGACCTGAACTGCTGGCAACTATCCCGGCAGCCGTTTATGTGATCGCCATTTTTATGCCCCTGGCAGGCTACGCCTCGGGCTACGGCTTAGCTACGCTCTTCCATCTCCCACCCAACTGCAAGAGGACTGTGTGTCTGGAAACGGGAAGCCAGAATGTGCAGCTCTGTACCGCCATCCTCAAGCTGGCCTTCCCGCCACGCTTCATAGGAAGTATGTACATGTTTCCTCTGCTGTATGCCCTTTTCCAGTCCGCAGAAGCAGGGGTTTTGGTTCTAATATACAAAATGTACGGGAGTGAGGTACTGCACAAGCGAGATCCCCTAGATGAAGATGAAGACACAGATATTTCTTATAAGAAactgaaagaagaggaaatggcaGACACCTCCTATGGCACAGTGGGAACAGATGACTTCGTAGTGATGGAAACTACCCAGACCTCCCTCTGA